One genomic window of uncultured delta proteobacterium includes the following:
- a CDS encoding conserved exported hypothetical protein (Evidence 4 : Homologs of previously reported genes of unknown function) — protein MMRRLFSRKSPAGAAMLALFAGVLLVPLFPGVAHAYLDPGTGSMLLSALIGIAATVFFMVKTFYYKAAGIFYRLTGTAVPASGKNGIVFYSEGRQYWNTFRPVLEALDAKGESAAYLTSGEDDPGLSHPFTHVSARYIGSGNRAFAAMNMLEAGVCVMTTPGLDVLQIRRSPGVGHYAHLVHSPTDAALYKLYSFDWFDSVLCSGEHQIRSLRFLEQLRGTRAKELFRTGCPYMDVLADELAALPPSVTPSMEPGARLSAQGASAAPRVLLAPTWGRNGLLRRFGLDLLLPMADAGFSLTIRPHPQSRTAEPELLGDIALALAAYPNVAWDHGSSSLAAMVDSDVLVSDFSGIVFDYAFILERPVVTIAMDMDTRGMDAGDLAYPAWELDVLPELGASIAAENIRNLPETIRNLPPRAEFAARMRELRAKSLFNYRSSGAVAAEQILAVRQGLAGK, from the coding sequence ATGATGCGCCGTCTGTTTTCCCGTAAATCACCGGCGGGCGCGGCGATGCTCGCCCTGTTCGCGGGCGTTCTGCTGGTGCCGCTCTTCCCCGGCGTCGCCCACGCCTATCTCGACCCCGGCACGGGCAGCATGCTGCTGTCCGCGCTCATCGGCATCGCGGCCACGGTCTTTTTCATGGTCAAAACGTTTTACTACAAGGCGGCGGGGATCTTTTACCGCCTTACCGGGACGGCGGTCCCGGCCAGCGGAAAAAACGGCATCGTGTTTTATTCGGAAGGGCGGCAGTATTGGAACACCTTCCGCCCGGTCCTTGAAGCGCTGGACGCCAAGGGCGAGAGCGCCGCGTACCTCACCTCCGGCGAGGACGATCCCGGCCTTTCCCACCCCTTCACCCACGTCAGCGCCCGGTACATCGGTTCCGGCAACCGGGCGTTCGCGGCCATGAACATGCTGGAAGCCGGGGTCTGCGTCATGACGACCCCGGGCCTTGACGTCTTGCAGATACGCCGCTCGCCGGGCGTGGGGCATTACGCGCATCTCGTGCATTCGCCCACGGATGCTGCGCTCTACAAGCTGTATTCTTTTGATTGGTTTGACAGCGTTCTGTGCAGCGGCGAGCACCAGATACGCTCGCTCCGCTTCCTGGAACAGCTGCGCGGTACGCGGGCAAAGGAACTGTTCCGCACCGGCTGCCCCTATATGGACGTCCTGGCGGACGAACTGGCGGCGCTGCCGCCTTCCGTGACGCCTTCCATGGAGCCTGGCGCGCGTCTTTCCGCACAGGGCGCAAGCGCCGCGCCCCGCGTGCTGCTGGCCCCCACCTGGGGCAGGAACGGCCTGCTGCGCCGGTTCGGGCTTGATCTTTTGCTGCCCATGGCGGATGCCGGGTTCAGCCTGACCATCCGCCCGCACCCGCAAAGCAGGACGGCCGAGCCGGAACTGCTCGGCGACATCGCGCTCGCGCTCGCCGCATACCCCAACGTCGCCTGGGACCACGGCTCCAGTTCGTTAGCCGCCATGGTCGATTCCGACGTGCTCGTTTCGGATTTTTCCGGGATCGTCTTTGACTACGCCTTCATTCTGGAACGCCCGGTCGTCACCATTGCCATGGATATGGACACGCGCGGCATGGACGCGGGAGATCTGGCGTATCCGGCCTGGGAGCTGGACGTTTTGCCGGAGCTTGGGGCGTCCATCGCGGCGGAAAATATCCGCAACTTGCCGGAAACAATCAGAAATCTCCCGCCACGGGCGGAATTTGCCGCGCGCATGCGGGAGTTGCGGGCGAAAAGCCTGTTCAATTACCGCAGCAGCGGCGCGGTTGCGGCGGAGCAGATCCTTGCCGTCCGGCAGGGGCTGGCGGGGAAGTAA
- a CDS encoding putative Membrane protein insertase, YidC/Oxa1 family (Evidence 3 : Function proposed based on presence of conserved amino acid motif, structural feature or limited homology), with product MPILDFLFYLCIAPLEAAMRHVLFAAHGLTGSWGASLVLLSLVVNIALIPVYHLAETWQEAERAVQRKMAPKLAEIQAVFAGRERWMFTRALYRLHGYSPIYSLRTSFGLLIQIPFFFAAYHLLHAAPEMAGASWLFLADLSRPDGLITLGGFSVNLMPFVMTGVNLLSAAVYTTRLTRREKIQLYGLAAVFLVLLYPSSAALLVYWTCNNIFSLGKNLVYTRFIYAAMDTVRTDTTRTDQGALTSREDAESPLPGKPVSVLLAWADIVCALAAGGLFAAAISQRKRTDVNALTLSLVGASLILAGIALMVRLAALRRGIDPRDNGLARHYGIFPLLVACIVALCVWKLTSFKKVADPLPWVFFRCYAVTIGLLAGWAVAREPFQRLFRRLAVYAEARFAVRPEARAQARFDAPVGTRKAGSLFAAAALVLAVLICWYTPAALYASDPDFFYESAGALAGRLTFRALVFLAACGLAFHWCHGRMKPFFALVLSWAALGALLFTFVATGDYGTMDEFVLQDPALLKTRLAFLVDLAVSLAAAGIIWFLLRRKTGSKNLTAILQGAAFALCLMALYQTATTPPSENTGLEQATSRLPDYNDELFGFTRTGTNTLVVMLDMFTGSHVERILAMSPELKQGLDGFVWYPDAMAPGATTLLSIGALLGGENYTAPAINARRQLPLKEELHKAFATLPDIFVPQGYSVALADVDELVPSLFEAMCPAAAKTLVVGKPVATAYTGYWREKQGLPSPLPESRAPFLGSVGLFRAAPWVLRDHIYFDGSWLGTQTVIHNPSEGPYAMLDVLPEVANADKKNSTVKYITSQVAHYPWRLDEATCMPVDRKGAYSVGKDRVIREHVVNERCGLLALARWFDWMKSAGVYDNTQIILVSDHDGNDSARFGKDFDDLRPGNMPWKPDALLLVKQRGSRGDLRIDNRPMSSADVVPLICGDGASCPGITYPDPLADMQTPRVRTHSAGLASIRRHGADHFKTRDYRVTGAMFDRKNWERLEAKP from the coding sequence ATGCCGATACTCGATTTCCTCTTTTACCTCTGCATAGCCCCACTTGAAGCCGCCATGCGCCACGTGCTGTTTGCCGCGCACGGGCTGACCGGCTCCTGGGGCGCTTCACTGGTGCTCCTCAGTCTGGTGGTGAACATCGCGCTGATCCCGGTCTACCATCTGGCCGAGACCTGGCAGGAAGCCGAGCGCGCGGTGCAGCGGAAAATGGCGCCGAAACTGGCGGAAATACAGGCCGTTTTTGCAGGCCGCGAACGCTGGATGTTCACCCGGGCTCTGTACAGGCTCCATGGCTACAGCCCCATTTATTCCTTGCGGACGAGCTTCGGCCTGCTCATCCAGATCCCGTTCTTTTTCGCGGCCTATCACCTCTTGCATGCCGCGCCTGAAATGGCGGGAGCCTCCTGGCTCTTTCTCGCCGATCTTTCCCGGCCGGACGGGTTGATCACTCTCGGCGGGTTTTCCGTCAACCTCATGCCGTTCGTCATGACCGGGGTGAACCTCCTTTCCGCCGCCGTGTACACCACCCGCCTGACGCGGCGGGAAAAAATCCAGCTGTACGGCCTGGCCGCCGTTTTTCTGGTTCTTCTGTACCCGTCCTCCGCCGCCCTGCTGGTGTACTGGACGTGCAACAACATTTTCTCCCTGGGCAAAAACCTGGTCTATACCCGGTTTATTTACGCCGCAATGGACACGGTCCGGACAGATACGACCCGGACGGACCAGGGCGCGCTTACATCCCGGGAAGACGCGGAAAGCCCGCTGCCGGGGAAGCCCGTTTCCGTTCTGCTGGCATGGGCCGACATCGTGTGCGCCCTGGCGGCGGGCGGCCTTTTCGCCGCGGCCATCAGCCAGCGCAAACGCACGGACGTCAACGCCCTGACCTTGTCGCTCGTGGGCGCGTCGCTCATTCTGGCGGGCATAGCCCTCATGGTGCGTCTGGCGGCGCTGCGGCGCGGCATCGACCCCCGCGACAACGGGCTTGCGCGCCATTACGGCATCTTTCCCCTGCTTGTCGCTTGCATCGTTGCCCTGTGCGTCTGGAAGCTGACGTCGTTTAAAAAGGTTGCTGATCCGCTGCCCTGGGTCTTTTTCCGGTGCTATGCCGTCACCATCGGGCTTCTGGCGGGCTGGGCCGTGGCACGCGAACCGTTCCAGCGGCTTTTCCGCCGCCTTGCCGTCTACGCGGAAGCCCGCTTTGCCGTCCGCCCGGAAGCCCGCGCACAAGCCCGCTTCGATGCTCCCGTAGGCACGCGCAAAGCCGGGAGCCTTTTCGCGGCGGCCGCGCTGGTCCTGGCCGTTCTGATCTGCTGGTATACCCCGGCGGCCCTGTATGCCTCGGACCCGGATTTCTTTTATGAAAGCGCCGGCGCGCTGGCGGGCAGGCTGACGTTTCGCGCTCTCGTCTTTCTCGCCGCCTGCGGTCTGGCGTTCCATTGGTGCCACGGCAGGATGAAGCCGTTTTTCGCCCTGGTGTTGTCCTGGGCCGCGCTCGGCGCGCTGTTGTTCACCTTCGTGGCCACGGGCGATTACGGCACCATGGATGAATTCGTCCTCCAGGACCCGGCGCTTCTCAAAACGCGGCTGGCGTTCCTGGTAGACCTTGCGGTTTCCCTCGCTGCCGCCGGGATCATCTGGTTCCTTCTCCGCCGTAAAACCGGCTCCAAAAACCTTACGGCCATTCTGCAGGGCGCCGCTTTCGCCCTCTGCCTCATGGCCCTGTACCAGACGGCCACGACGCCGCCCAGCGAGAACACCGGCCTGGAACAGGCTACCTCGCGCCTGCCGGATTACAACGACGAGTTGTTCGGCTTTACCCGCACGGGAACGAACACCCTGGTCGTCATGCTGGACATGTTCACCGGCAGCCATGTGGAGCGGATACTCGCCATGTCGCCGGAGCTGAAACAGGGACTCGACGGCTTTGTCTGGTATCCCGACGCCATGGCTCCCGGCGCGACGACGCTTCTGTCCATAGGGGCCCTTCTCGGCGGGGAGAACTATACGGCCCCGGCCATCAATGCGCGGCGGCAACTGCCGCTCAAGGAAGAATTGCACAAAGCCTTCGCGACCCTGCCGGATATTTTCGTCCCCCAGGGGTATTCCGTAGCTCTGGCCGACGTGGACGAGCTTGTTCCTTCCCTGTTCGAGGCCATGTGCCCGGCGGCGGCCAAAACCCTTGTGGTGGGCAAACCCGTGGCAACCGCCTACACCGGCTATTGGCGGGAGAAGCAGGGCCTGCCGTCCCCCTTGCCGGAAAGCCGCGCGCCGTTCCTTGGCAGCGTCGGTTTGTTCCGCGCGGCGCCCTGGGTTCTGCGCGACCACATTTACTTCGACGGGTCCTGGCTCGGCACGCAGACGGTCATCCACAACCCCTCCGAAGGCCCGTACGCCATGCTGGACGTGTTGCCGGAAGTCGCCAACGCGGACAAGAAAAACAGCACCGTGAAGTACATAACGTCCCAGGTGGCTCATTATCCCTGGCGGCTGGACGAGGCGACCTGCATGCCCGTCGACCGCAAAGGGGCGTATTCCGTGGGCAAGGACCGGGTCATTCGCGAGCATGTCGTGAACGAACGGTGCGGCCTGCTGGCCCTTGCGCGCTGGTTTGACTGGATGAAGAGTGCGGGCGTCTACGACAACACCCAGATAATCCTGGTCTCGGATCACGACGGCAACGATTCCGCCAGGTTCGGCAAGGACTTCGACGACCTCAGGCCCGGCAACATGCCCTGGAAGCCGGACGCGCTTCTGCTGGTGAAACAGCGCGGCAGCCGGGGGGATTTGCGTATCGACAACCGGCCCATGTCCTCGGCGGACGTTGTGCCGCTTATCTGCGGCGACGGGGCATCCTGCCCCGGCATCACCTACCCGGACCCGCTGGCGGATATGCAAACGCCGCGCGTGCGCACCCACAGCGCCGGTCTTGCGAGTATCCGCCGCCATGGCGCCGACCATTTCAAAACGCGGGATTACCGCGTGACCGGGGCCATGTTCGACCGGAAAAACTGGGAACGGCTGGAGGCAAAACCATGA
- a CDS encoding hypothetical protein (Evidence 5 : No homology to any previously reported sequences), with protein MKDFFRHLNDILFPPPKRNTCPHCGGGRCYGMCSVTHEGSGQKDRENTRRPGEEQPPADPPESRGPSSGGA; from the coding sequence ATGAAAGATTTTTTCAGACATCTCAATGATATACTCTTCCCGCCGCCCAAACGCAACACATGCCCCCACTGCGGCGGAGGGCGGTGTTACGGGATGTGCTCCGTCACGCACGAAGGAAGCGGGCAAAAGGATCGTGAAAATACCCGGCGCCCCGGGGAAGAGCAGCCGCCAGCGGACCCGCCCGAGTCCCGCGGGCCGTCTTCCGGCGGCGCGTGA
- a CDS encoding conserved hypothetical protein (Evidence 4 : Homologs of previously reported genes of unknown function) has translation MAHYTGCGLTGICAIARAYPPIMKGDAMNSNETEAQKRDQIDELLTRLDASGIAEYVKLSQRTGRILWLNFLSGVARGLGFTIGTTLVLAVVYKILSRIISMNIPYITEWLQKIIALTTKGTPI, from the coding sequence GTGGCTCATTATACCGGTTGCGGCCTCACCGGGATCTGTGCGATAGCAAGGGCTTACCCGCCAATCATGAAGGGGGACGCAATGAATTCCAACGAAACGGAAGCCCAGAAACGCGACCAGATAGACGAGTTGCTGACGCGCCTGGACGCCAGCGGAATCGCGGAATATGTCAAGCTGTCGCAAAGAACCGGCAGGATACTGTGGCTGAATTTCTTGTCCGGCGTTGCCAGGGGGCTGGGTTTCACCATCGGAACAACCCTGGTCCTGGCCGTTGTGTACAAGATTTTGAGCCGGATAATCAGCATGAACATCCCGTACATCACGGAATGGCTGCAAAAGATCATCGCCCTGACCACCAAGGGCACGCCGATCTGA
- a CDS encoding conserved hypothetical protein (Evidence 4 : Homologs of previously reported genes of unknown function), producing the protein MLAKLTSKNQLTLPKAIVQQVDAEYFEVSTENGRVILTPVKLQRADSVREKLEALGISEDDVAEAIAWARKDAQ; encoded by the coding sequence ATGCTTGCCAAACTGACCAGTAAAAACCAGCTTACCTTACCCAAAGCCATTGTGCAGCAGGTAGATGCGGAATATTTTGAGGTTTCCACGGAAAACGGACGGGTTATTCTGACACCCGTTAAATTGCAGCGAGCCGATTCCGTCCGCGAAAAACTGGAAGCCCTCGGCATTTCCGAAGACGATGTGGCGGAGGCTATTGCGTGGGCCAGAAAGGACGCGCAATGA
- a CDS encoding Polyamine ABC transporter; permease component, with protein sequence MTQTPATAPRTFRTPLLLLLILTLFLAVFLVLPLMKLAGRSFFDEGAFTGLACFRLFLDTPGLTAAFTHTIIMGVAVTAITLVLAFTLSYGLTHTRFKGLAACRALALLPLFVPSLFPALGLIYLFGSQGVVTMAVGDIPLYGPLGIILGSVIYTLPHALLPLMNALRDIDADLYTAARTLGAGPWRRFCTVTLPGARYGLVSSGIVVFVLTITDFGVPKVLGGDYAMLATEIFKQVVGMQDFAMGATVSLVLLIPCVPAFLLDGWVRKKQRFQWRGRPYIPAPMPRRDAAFTVLAWLVPALPLAVIAMVVWGSFISFWPYELGLTLANYGFENSVYGAEPFANSLILASVTTVFGIAIIFGGAYLVERCPLPRQIGGLYRLLAILPLAVPGTVLGLAYILAFNTANAPMQAVYGTIPFLACNCIVHFYTVCHFTAAGGLARLDPNYETVGATLGVSRLRTVTRVIVPMQKDVIADMAFYLFVNALTTISAVVFLYSPDTMPASVAVLQMFESGATAQASAMGTMILIAALGARVLRSLVK encoded by the coding sequence GTGACGCAAACTCCCGCCACGGCCCCGCGCACATTCCGGACGCCGCTCTTGCTGCTCCTCATCCTGACGCTGTTTCTGGCCGTCTTTCTGGTTCTGCCGCTCATGAAACTTGCCGGGCGGAGCTTTTTTGACGAAGGCGCGTTCACGGGCCTTGCCTGCTTTCGCCTCTTTCTGGATACGCCCGGCCTGACCGCCGCCTTCACGCACACCATCATCATGGGTGTGGCCGTCACGGCCATTACCCTTGTCCTGGCCTTTACCCTGTCCTACGGCCTGACCCACACCCGGTTCAAAGGGCTTGCCGCCTGCCGGGCCCTGGCGTTGCTGCCGCTGTTCGTGCCGTCCCTGTTCCCGGCGCTGGGCCTGATCTACCTCTTCGGCTCCCAGGGCGTGGTCACCATGGCCGTCGGGGATATCCCGCTCTACGGGCCGCTCGGCATTATCCTCGGCAGCGTCATCTATACGCTGCCCCACGCCCTGCTGCCGCTCATGAACGCCCTGCGCGACATCGACGCGGATTTGTACACCGCCGCGCGCACCCTTGGCGCGGGGCCGTGGCGGCGGTTTTGCACGGTCACGTTGCCGGGCGCGCGGTATGGCCTGGTGAGTTCCGGCATCGTGGTGTTTGTGCTGACCATCACGGATTTCGGCGTGCCCAAGGTGCTGGGCGGCGATTACGCCATGCTGGCGACGGAAATATTCAAGCAGGTCGTGGGCATGCAGGATTTCGCCATGGGCGCGACCGTCAGCCTTGTGTTGCTCATCCCCTGCGTCCCGGCCTTTCTGCTGGACGGCTGGGTCCGCAAAAAGCAGCGGTTCCAATGGCGCGGCCGTCCCTATATACCCGCGCCCATGCCCCGCCGGGACGCGGCCTTCACCGTTCTGGCCTGGCTGGTGCCCGCCCTGCCGCTGGCCGTTATCGCCATGGTGGTCTGGGGATCGTTCATTTCTTTCTGGCCGTATGAACTGGGGCTGACCCTCGCCAACTACGGCTTCGAGAATTCCGTGTACGGCGCGGAACCGTTCGCCAACAGCCTTATTCTCGCGTCCGTGACGACCGTCTTCGGCATCGCGATCATCTTCGGCGGAGCGTATCTGGTGGAACGCTGCCCCCTCCCGCGCCAAATCGGCGGCCTTTACCGGCTGCTGGCCATTCTGCCGCTCGCCGTTCCGGGCACCGTGCTCGGGCTTGCGTATATTCTCGCCTTCAACACGGCCAACGCCCCCATGCAGGCCGTGTACGGCACCATCCCGTTCCTGGCCTGCAACTGCATCGTCCATTTTTACACGGTCTGCCATTTCACCGCCGCCGGCGGGCTGGCCCGGCTGGACCCCAACTACGAAACCGTCGGCGCGACGCTCGGCGTATCGCGGCTCCGCACCGTCACGCGCGTCATCGTGCCCATGCAGAAGGACGTTATCGCGGACATGGCGTTTTATCTCTTCGTCAACGCCCTGACCACGATCTCGGCCGTGGTGTTTCTGTATTCCCCGGACACCATGCCCGCGTCCGTGGCCGTCTTGCAGATGTTTGAATCCGGGGCCACGGCCCAGGCTTCCGCCATGGGAACCATGATCCTGATAGCCGCGCTGGGCGCGCGGGTGTTGCGGTCGCTGGTGAAATGA
- a CDS encoding ABC transporter ATP binding protein, translating to MNLGNAVSYLRLENITKTFDGNAALGGVSLSLAKGEFVTILGPSGCGKTTLLNILSGVMTPDSGHLFLEGKDISLLPPEKRNFGMVFQNYALFPNLTVRDNIGYGLFAKPKKEANDRIDSLLNLTGLHGLDARYPLELSGGQRQRVALARALATNPAVLLLDEPLSALDAQVRMALGQELLRLQRETGITTVMVTHDQQEALALADRVVLMNDGRIVQAGDPGTLYAAPATPFAGDFIGHMNTVCMPALNNGVPSGIRFEEVRVAVPSEIALARPNTWVGQVMHSALMGSYYRVEILLNDFSTRIYADVPRASLEAPFARRDLVAVTLPGEKLLVWNEP from the coding sequence TTGAATCTCGGTAACGCCGTGTCCTACCTTCGCCTGGAAAACATCACCAAGACCTTTGACGGAAATGCCGCCCTCGGCGGCGTTTCCCTTTCCCTCGCCAAGGGGGAGTTCGTCACCATTCTCGGCCCTTCCGGCTGCGGCAAGACCACGCTTCTCAACATCCTTTCCGGGGTGATGACGCCCGATTCCGGCCACCTTTTTCTGGAAGGAAAGGATATTTCCCTCCTGCCGCCGGAAAAACGCAATTTCGGCATGGTCTTCCAGAATTACGCGCTGTTCCCGAACCTGACCGTGCGGGACAACATCGGGTACGGGCTTTTCGCCAAACCCAAAAAGGAAGCGAACGACCGGATAGACAGCCTCCTGAACCTTACCGGCCTGCACGGCCTTGACGCGCGCTATCCGCTGGAGCTTTCCGGCGGACAGCGGCAAAGAGTGGCCCTTGCGCGGGCGCTGGCGACAAACCCCGCCGTGCTGCTCCTTGACGAGCCCCTGTCCGCCCTGGACGCCCAGGTCCGCATGGCCCTCGGCCAGGAACTCCTGCGCCTGCAGCGGGAAACGGGCATCACGACCGTCATGGTCACCCACGATCAGCAGGAAGCCCTCGCCCTTGCCGACCGCGTGGTGCTCATGAACGACGGCCGTATCGTGCAGGCGGGAGACCCCGGCACGCTGTACGCGGCCCCGGCCACGCCGTTCGCCGGGGATTTCATCGGGCATATGAATACCGTGTGCATGCCCGCCCTTAATAACGGGGTTCCGTCGGGCATCCGGTTTGAGGAGGTGCGCGTCGCCGTCCCTTCCGAGATAGCCCTTGCCCGGCCCAACACCTGGGTGGGGCAGGTCATGCATTCGGCCCTCATGGGGTCTTATTACCGGGTGGAAATTCTGCTGAACGACTTTTCCACCCGCATCTACGCCGACGTGCCGCGCGCAAGCCTGGAGGCGCCCTTTGCCCGCCGGGATCTTGTGGCCGTGACCCTGCCCGGGGAAAAACTGCTGGTCTGGAACGAACCGTGA
- a CDS encoding Cytidyltransferase domain protein: MSKRIMVDMSATLLHHGHVRLLQKASELGSVVVALTTDEEVKKTKGYTPELNYEQRKEILEGLRYVDEVVPSTWLIDDSFLQKHNCDLLVHGSDNSNHIPAEKLVIFPRTEGISSSDLRKRVLDCLISLNLKGKPNSSSDTIARLLIETIKKEFRLE; this comes from the coding sequence ATGTCCAAACGTATCATGGTGGATATGTCCGCCACCCTTCTGCATCACGGGCATGTGCGCCTGCTACAAAAAGCGTCGGAACTGGGCAGCGTTGTCGTCGCCCTGACCACGGACGAGGAAGTCAAGAAAACAAAAGGCTACACCCCGGAACTCAACTACGAACAACGCAAGGAAATCCTTGAAGGGCTCCGCTACGTGGACGAGGTTGTGCCCAGCACCTGGCTCATCGACGATTCGTTCCTGCAAAAACACAATTGCGATCTGCTGGTGCACGGCAGCGACAACTCAAACCACATCCCGGCGGAAAAACTCGTCATTTTCCCCAGAACCGAAGGCATCAGCAGTTCCGACCTGCGCAAGCGCGTGCTGGACTGCCTCATTTCCCTGAACCTCAAGGGAAAACCCAACAGCAGTTCAGACACCATCGCCAGGTTGCTTATTGAAACAATCAAGAAAGAATTCCGCTTGGAGTGA
- a CDS encoding Extracellular solute-binding protein — protein MHYTRCHAPLSILGFIALFLCLAAVSAPAVHAATKLTVYTAVEPELLPRYLKDFTAQNPDISIAWVRDSAGPIGARLLAEKDAPKADVVFGLALSSLLPLAEHGVLEPYRPKGIEALSPGMYDAANPPLWVGINSWGSAICVNTRELEKKGLPEPASWKDLTDPKYKDAIATASPVTSSTMYMNVSSWLQSMGEDRAWDFMQELHKNVRMYTHSGCKPAQMAAQGEVPIGLASAACAQPYIERKAPIKLIIPSEGTGWDLEASALVKGGKNREAAQKLLDFCTSVEVAKVALEKAYIPAREDCQTAETKKAREAFLPSNPLESAAMRKQVLDKWRGLFESR, from the coding sequence ATGCACTATACCCGTTGCCACGCCCCCCTGAGCATTCTGGGTTTCATCGCACTATTCCTGTGCCTCGCCGCCGTCTCGGCCCCCGCCGTCCACGCGGCGACAAAGCTTACGGTCTACACGGCCGTTGAGCCGGAACTTCTTCCCCGCTACCTGAAAGACTTTACGGCCCAAAATCCCGATATCAGCATCGCGTGGGTCCGCGATTCCGCCGGGCCCATCGGCGCGCGCCTTCTGGCCGAGAAGGACGCCCCCAAAGCGGACGTCGTCTTCGGTCTGGCGCTCTCCTCCCTGCTCCCCCTTGCGGAGCACGGCGTTCTTGAGCCGTACCGCCCCAAAGGCATTGAAGCTCTCAGCCCCGGCATGTACGATGCCGCCAACCCGCCGTTGTGGGTCGGCATCAATTCCTGGGGGTCCGCCATCTGCGTGAACACCAGGGAACTCGAAAAAAAGGGCCTGCCCGAACCTGCCAGTTGGAAAGACCTGACGGATCCGAAATATAAAGACGCCATCGCAACGGCCAGCCCCGTCACCTCCAGCACCATGTACATGAACGTCAGCTCCTGGTTGCAAAGCATGGGCGAAGACCGGGCCTGGGACTTCATGCAGGAGCTGCACAAAAACGTGCGGATGTATACCCACTCGGGCTGTAAACCCGCCCAGATGGCCGCCCAGGGGGAGGTCCCCATCGGCCTGGCTTCAGCCGCCTGCGCCCAGCCGTATATTGAGCGCAAGGCACCGATAAAGCTGATTATCCCCAGCGAAGGCACGGGCTGGGACCTGGAAGCCTCCGCCCTGGTCAAGGGCGGCAAGAACAGGGAAGCCGCGCAAAAGCTCCTCGATTTCTGCACCTCCGTGGAAGTTGCGAAAGTGGCCCTGGAAAAAGCCTATATCCCGGCCCGCGAAGACTGCCAGACCGCCGAGACGAAAAAAGCGCGGGAGGCGTTCCTCCCCTCCAACCCGCTGGAATCCGCCGCCATGCGCAAGCAGGTTCTGGACAAGTGGCGCGGCCTGTTTGAATCTCGGTAA
- a CDS encoding PilT protein domain protein, whose amino-acid sequence MKPLRVVLDTNCLISALLFKNGKLTALRHAWHRGAITPIVCKETVAELIRVLAYPKFRLSKEDIDTLLAEILPFSETRNVKCPTTPVSGLSDPDDVVFVHLAKQSKADMLISGDAHLLLLNSANMRILAPADFMPLIQE is encoded by the coding sequence ATGAAGCCATTGCGCGTCGTTCTTGACACAAACTGCCTCATCTCGGCCCTGCTTTTCAAGAATGGCAAGCTTACCGCCTTGCGTCACGCGTGGCACCGCGGCGCAATCACACCGATTGTCTGCAAGGAAACAGTCGCCGAACTTATCCGGGTGCTGGCGTATCCCAAATTCCGCCTCTCCAAGGAAGACATTGACACCCTGCTTGCGGAAATTCTTCCCTTTTCGGAAACACGGAACGTGAAATGCCCCACTACGCCGGTTTCGGGGCTGAGCGATCCGGACGATGTCGTTTTTGTCCATCTTGCAAAACAGAGCAAGGCCGACATGCTTATTTCCGGCGACGCCCATCTGTTGCTTCTGAATTCAGCAAATATGCGAATCCTCGCTCCAGCGGACTTCATGCCGTTGATTCAGGAATAA
- the bcp gene encoding putative peroxiredoxin bcp (Evidence 3 : Function proposed based on presence of conserved amino acid motif, structural feature or limited homology) translates to MLETNTPFPDFSLPGQDGKIHTLADYAGKWLVLYFYPRDNTSGCSLEASSFAGLIKKYSAKNTEVVGISADSVASHAKFAAKLELPFTLLSDEAHTLLEKTGVWQKKKMAGNEYMGIVRSTCIVDPKGMVRAAWTKVKVDGHAEAVLEKLHELQG, encoded by the coding sequence ATGCTTGAAACCAATACACCCTTCCCTGATTTCTCCCTGCCCGGTCAGGACGGAAAAATCCACACCCTCGCCGACTATGCGGGCAAATGGCTGGTCCTGTACTTCTACCCGCGCGACAATACCTCCGGCTGCTCGCTGGAAGCCTCCAGCTTCGCGGGGCTCATCAAAAAGTACAGTGCGAAAAACACCGAGGTCGTCGGCATAAGCGCGGATTCCGTCGCAAGCCACGCCAAATTCGCGGCAAAGCTGGAACTGCCCTTCACCCTGTTGAGCGACGAGGCGCACACGCTTCTGGAAAAAACAGGCGTCTGGCAGAAAAAGAAAATGGCGGGCAACGAGTATATGGGCATCGTGCGCTCCACCTGCATCGTTGACCCCAAAGGCATGGTCCGCGCCGCCTGGACAAAGGTAAAGGTCGACGGGCACGCGGAGGCCGTCCTGGAAAAGCTGCACGAACTGCAGGGCTAG